Within the Bradyrhizobium ottawaense genome, the region ACTATTCTCGAACCGTCACAAGGATAATGGCGATTTCTTTGATGTCGTCGAACTGCATGGTCTCGTCTTCTGTGACCGGCATCGACTTGGAGAGGCTGAGACCGCTCTCGTTGATGTCGACAAGCAGACGAACCTTGGTCTTTTCGTCCTTGCCGGTGAGCATGACGAGATCGCCCGGGACCGGATCACGCCGCTTGGTGGCGTACATCAGGGTGCCTGTCTTTAACCACTGACCGAACGAGTTATCCGGCATGTGGAACGCGAAAGCGGTATCGTCCCCCGCGAGCTGTGGCGGCGCCGGCACGTAGCCGTCTCGCCGCGGGCTGGCAGCCGACTGCAGAGCAGATGGCAGCGACGATACGTGACGCAGCTCTACGGTTGGCGTAGTCCTGCGCGACGAACGTGACGAGGATTCGCCGGCTTCCGCATCGGCCGCAGCTTCCTTTGCATCATCGGCACCCAGAGCCGCCATCACCTTCTTCGGGATCGGATAGCCCGATCCGTTCGCGATTTTCTGAAGCGTGGTAATAGTCGGAACGAAGGGGTGATCGGGGTTGTTGAGGAGACGGAGGATTGTCGAAGGAGCCAGGCCACAATGGCGTGCCAGGTCGGTTCCATTCCACTTCTTCCGATCCAAGATGTGATCGATCCACTCGATCACTACTTGCTTTGGTGATTGCGCCTTGGCCATGTTTTGTACCGGTAAATTCACTTGCGAGCTTCCCTTAGAATGGTTCGCTTATCGATAGATTGCGTCTGGCCACGCATAGGTTGTGTGATGCCAAACGCTCAATTCGCTCTGGATGAAAAGTAAGTTCTGACTGACATTCGCATTTCATCCTTTCCATTTGTCGGGATGCTAATGCCCTGCCGTACGACAGGTTTCGCACGATTGCAAATGATTTTTTGTTCTTATTCTGTTCTGACTTCGAATTTATATCAAACAAAATCAGTGACTTATATCTACCCGAGAATCGATTCAGCAACTCAAGTTTCTTGAGGCGCCTTTCAACAATGCAAGTAATTGCTTAAATTCGGGTGTTCGAATGCCTGCATGGACCACGGCGCAGGCGTCCGCGGCATGCTCATTGTCAGCGTGCAGATCGCCAGCCTGGCGGGTTCGCTTTCCCTTGCTGACCACGTCCTTGTGATATTTCTGCCAGGGAATAGACGGATAGAGGCCGGCAGCCCAGGAAATGATCTCCGGCTTTTCGGCGGTTTTGGTGCCGACACTGGCGAGTTTGGTCTCCACCGGCATGACCTCGATCAGGTTGACAGGTGACGAAGCAAGCACGCCGATCGCCACGCCGAAGCCCAGCGAGCTGCGCTGGTGCTGGGATCCTGAGGGGACTTCGACGAAACCAAGGGTGCAGTCAGTCATCCAGGCCTGAAAGCCGTCGTGCAGCTCTCTCGCTCGGCGCAGATCGTCCGAGTTCTGCCGTACCGTCTTCCCCTTGCGGGGCTCGGTCACGATGGTGTGGATTTCTACCAGCTCCAGGGCCAGCGTGTCCGTGTCCAGCAGCATCTTCGCCATACCCCAGTTGGCGAGCGAAGGGTCGATGCCGGCGACGCGGATGATGGAACTCAACTGAACCTCTAGTGCCTGAGTAATTCTGCAACGCACCACATCTCGTGGCTTGCATTCTTGTTTGCATTCGTGCAAATACACCGGCCCGGTTTTGGGGTCAAGCCCCACCGGCCATAGCGCAACGGAAAACCATGAGCATCAGAGCAATCAACTGGGTGATCGAGGACTTCGTCGATGTCGATCCGAAGAAGGTCACCCCGACAATGCGTCACATCCTGATCATCCTCGCCAATTTTGCTGGCGACGAAGACAGCTCCTACCCCCGGCAGAACACGATCGCGAGAATCACCGGCTATTCGAGGCCATGTGTGAACAAGAACCTCAGCCTCATGGAAGAGATGGGTCTGATCACCTCGGCCGGCCGCAAGCACGCCAACGGCGCCACGCGATCCTCAGAATACACGCTGCGCATTGCCGCAGCCAACAAGTACGACGGCCCCCCACCGGAGGGGGGTGTAACCGACGATGACACCCGGGGTGTAACCCAGGATGACAGGGGAGTCGCTCAGAAAGACTCGGCGTGTAATCGACGATCACACGGGGGTGTAAACGAGGATGACACCTTGAACCACCACTTAGATCCACCACAAGAACCGAAACAAGAACCGAAGCGTCCGCGCAAGACTGCGCCCTGGCCGAGCGACTATCGGGAGCAGTTCTGGTCGCTGTATCCGAAGCGAAAGAACACCAGCAAGAAAGCGGCCCTCGACAAGCTTGCCAAGCTTGAGCGGGAAGATCGGGTGGAGTTCGAGACCATCATGACCGGCCTTCGATACTTCGCCGAGCGGACCAACGCTGAGGTCTCTCGTGACCGGTCCCGAGAACAGTTCATCCCGCACGCAATCACCTGGATCAACGGGGAGCGTTGGGAGACCGAAGGTCCGGCAGACCGAAGGCCGCCGCCACCCAAACGAAGCGTGGCGATCTGACATGGCCGGTGTCGATGTAGCGAAGGTGCTGCGCGACGAGAGGATCGTGGTTCGATCTCTCAAGGCCGGCAATCAGTATGCGCTCTGTCCGCAGTGTTCGCACCAGCGGAAAGGGTCACACAAAAAAATCCGTTGCCTCAGCGTCCTGATCGACTCTGACGGTGTGTGTTGGAACTGCAAGAACTGTGGATGGGTAGGATCTGAGAATGCTGAGCGAAAAACACGCCAAGGGGATCGAGTCCAGAGGCCTGTGTCTCGACCTGGCGGCGGATATGGGAGCCTACAGCGCACGTCGCTTGCGCGATGGGTCAATCGAACCTGACATCGACGGCAACATCCTGGCGCTCCCTTTCATGGAGCACGAGGACGAGGTGAACACCAAATACCGGTGGTCACAGGATGGCGAGCGTCGTTTCCAGCAGCGCAAAGACGCGAAGAAAACGCTCTACAACGCAAACGTCCTGCTGAAAGACGACACGATGAACCGGCTTGAGGCCGGAACCGACGAGCTGATCTGGACTGAAGGCGAGTTCGACTGCTGGGCTGTCCTGATGGCCGGGCACGACACATGCGTGTCGGTTCCGGATGGTGCGCCCCCTGCCCGCGACAAGAACGGCAAACTGATCGAGGTGCCGGACGATGATCGGGACATCGATCCTGAGGACGACGACAAGTTCGCCTTCATGGGCCGGTTGATGGACCCGATCATGAAGGTCAAGCACCACATCATCGCAACGGACGGCGATGAGCCTGGTGGCCGGCTCGCCAA harbors:
- a CDS encoding helix-turn-helix domain-containing protein, whose protein sequence is MAKAQSPKQVVIEWIDHILDRKKWNGTDLARHCGLAPSTILRLLNNPDHPFVPTITTLQKIANGSGYPIPKKVMAALGADDAKEAAADAEAGESSSRSSRRTTPTVELRHVSSLPSALQSAASPRRDGYVPAPPQLAGDDTAFAFHMPDNSFGQWLKTGTLMYATKRRDPVPGDLVMLTGKDEKTKVRLLVDINESGLSLSKSMPVTEDETMQFDDIKEIAIILVTVRE
- a CDS encoding helix-turn-helix domain-containing protein; translation: MSIRAINWVIEDFVDVDPKKVTPTMRHILIILANFAGDEDSSYPRQNTIARITGYSRPCVNKNLSLMEEMGLITSAGRKHANGATRSSEYTLRIAAANKYDGPPPEGGVTDDDTRGVTQDDRGVAQKDSACNRRSHGGVNEDDTLNHHLDPPQEPKQEPKRPRKTAPWPSDYREQFWSLYPKRKNTSKKAALDKLAKLEREDRVEFETIMTGLRYFAERTNAEVSRDRSREQFIPHAITWINGERWETEGPADRRPPPPKRSVAI